A stretch of Faecalibacterium duncaniae DNA encodes these proteins:
- a CDS encoding D-alanyl-D-alanine carboxypeptidase family protein: MKRIFALLLSLAVLFSCLAVTAGAMFDPSTVYDVKAQSAYIVNTDTNIIVYEKDSEKQVSAGGLTKYMTIALVLTNYADQLDSTFTMPFAISDYVHNSDNADMRSGETFTYREALYAMVTRNANEAAMGLAHELSGGDLAGWVSQMNTLSQRIGTTNSTWTDACGLDSGNTTTAVDMYLILRYLMSFDAFKEISAAPTFTMPAKEKHAKSFVLLSQNVALNKTSGGRFYRSAMQGGMCDVMAYKNDSGDQSYVSWANKDGATYIFCIMQSPDTCDDYGYSNRRPALYETTKLIDWVFESFSIQAALDTDQALAEIPVKYSSDTDTLQLYPADSMMTLLPSTGDGSVTQKYFHLPDYATAPIQQGDVVGTVELKLAGETIGVVNLIAGQDVHQNALLFTVSKVQAFFHSLYLKVVIVLSLLTLAVYGLWVFINLWNGRRPNRKIHRR; the protein is encoded by the coding sequence ATGAAACGTATTTTTGCACTGCTTTTATCCCTTGCCGTCCTGTTCAGCTGCCTTGCCGTGACGGCCGGAGCCATGTTCGACCCCAGCACGGTCTACGATGTCAAGGCCCAGAGCGCCTATATCGTGAACACTGACACCAACATCATCGTCTATGAAAAAGACAGCGAGAAGCAGGTGTCCGCCGGGGGCCTGACGAAATATATGACCATTGCGCTGGTGCTGACCAACTATGCCGACCAGCTGGACAGCACGTTCACGATGCCCTTTGCCATCTCGGACTATGTCCACAACTCCGACAATGCCGATATGCGCTCGGGCGAGACCTTTACCTACCGGGAAGCCCTTTACGCCATGGTGACGCGCAACGCCAATGAGGCCGCCATGGGTCTGGCCCACGAGCTCTCGGGCGGCGATCTGGCGGGCTGGGTGAGCCAGATGAACACCCTCTCCCAGCGCATTGGCACCACCAACAGCACCTGGACTGATGCCTGCGGACTGGACAGCGGCAACACCACCACCGCCGTGGACATGTACCTGATCCTGCGCTACCTGATGAGCTTTGATGCCTTCAAGGAGATCTCCGCCGCCCCCACCTTCACGATGCCGGCCAAGGAAAAGCATGCCAAGAGCTTTGTGCTGCTGAGCCAGAACGTGGCCCTGAACAAGACCAGCGGCGGCAGGTTCTACCGCAGCGCCATGCAGGGCGGCATGTGCGACGTGATGGCCTACAAAAACGACAGCGGCGATCAGAGCTATGTCTCGTGGGCCAACAAGGACGGGGCCACCTACATCTTCTGCATCATGCAAAGCCCCGACACCTGCGATGATTACGGCTATTCCAACCGCCGCCCGGCGCTGTACGAGACCACCAAGCTCATCGACTGGGTGTTCGAGAGTTTTTCCATCCAGGCCGCACTGGACACCGATCAGGCGCTGGCGGAGATCCCGGTCAAATACTCCTCCGATACCGACACCCTGCAGCTCTACCCCGCCGACAGCATGATGACCCTGCTGCCTTCCACGGGGGATGGCTCGGTGACGCAGAAATATTTCCACCTGCCCGATTACGCCACGGCCCCCATCCAGCAGGGCGACGTGGTGGGCACTGTGGAGCTCAAGCTGGCAGGCGAGACCATTGGCGTGGTGAACCTCATTGCCGGGCAGGATGTCCACCAGAACGCATTGCTTTTCACGGTCTCCAAGGTGCAGGCCTTCTTCCACAGCCTGTATCTCAAGGTGGTCATCGTCCTCTCCCTGCTCACTCTGGCGGTCTACGGCCTGTGGGTGTTCATCAACCTGTGGAACGGGCGCAGACCGAACCGAAAGATCCATAGAAGATAA
- a CDS encoding peptidoglycan-binding domain-containing protein: MARLLIYDAYENKVYTYNSLNENDPMPYSTERTLTLREFRGKSGSPVLWTTIAAMEAWNLTRRKYGKGIPVGYAFRRIWEGGHGTRSQHYAGVAFDVGQRLTQSQRTAIYRAARSTGAWGYVEPLSQTPTWVHFDRRYGTPACSGTTAGYPTLRRGSRGCYVMILQDALSTLGYQTGSRIDGLFGTRTEEALRGYQRRTSLTVDGVCGCSSWKKITTAVIGIGRTKTTID; the protein is encoded by the coding sequence ATGGCACGGCTGCTGATCTACGATGCCTATGAGAACAAGGTGTACACCTACAACAGCCTGAACGAAAACGACCCGATGCCTTACAGCACCGAGCGCACCCTGACACTGCGGGAGTTCCGGGGAAAATCGGGGAGCCCGGTGCTCTGGACGACCATCGCCGCCATGGAGGCCTGGAACCTGACCCGCCGCAAGTACGGCAAGGGCATTCCGGTGGGGTATGCCTTCCGCCGCATCTGGGAGGGGGGTCACGGCACCCGCAGCCAGCATTACGCCGGCGTGGCCTTTGATGTGGGCCAGCGCCTGACCCAGAGCCAGCGCACAGCCATCTATAGGGCTGCCCGGTCCACCGGAGCCTGGGGCTATGTGGAGCCCCTGAGCCAGACCCCCACCTGGGTGCACTTTGACCGCCGCTACGGCACCCCGGCCTGCAGCGGCACCACAGCGGGCTACCCCACCCTGCGGCGGGGGAGCCGGGGCTGCTATGTGATGATCCTGCAGGACGCGCTTTCCACACTGGGCTACCAGACCGGCAGCCGCATCGACGGCCTGTTCGGCACCCGCACCGAGGAAGCCCTGAGGGGCTACCAGCGCCGCACCAGCCTGACGGTGGACGGCGTGTGCGGCTGCAGCAGCTGGAAAAAGATCACAACAGCTGTGATCGGCATTGGCAGAACAAAAACGACGATCGACTAA